A window from Brachyhypopomus gauderio isolate BG-103 chromosome 6, BGAUD_0.2, whole genome shotgun sequence encodes these proteins:
- the LOC143517765 gene encoding uncharacterized protein LOC143517765, with product MTHIPSSVVLLKDSTEAVIIPLKNGIISITRVYESLIDADVDPISGQCSNYTSIRQQIVETQQSLEESEQAASTGLRGLDQHLEKLTEVEGKCKQQIRDTESTLSNLRREQESNEELLNYCYVALENARHNLSLAEESKRNQEKRKHDAEIVTGVGGGLLLIPIVGWIAGAVMMTAGGVEMSQASDAIRMAEEEVRNSESQMETYQSKVSHYRGEIDQLELSIRQKHNKVEQIRGEIQQVKEKNEGVAEFQRKVRRVVHLLSDLSGKTRVVECQTRRFILEEPVMKMMEEVMKAAGQVTGNELLCTEDIPQLISTMRETHQRLLALCTSHSNTEDYY from the exons ATGACCCACATCCCTTCATCTGT GGTTTTGCTGAAGGATTCAACTGAGGCTGTTATCATTCCTCTGAAGAACGGCATCATTTCCATCACTAGAGTCTACGAGTCCCTCATAGATGCAGATGTAGATCCCATTAGTGGACAGTGCTCTAACTACACCTCCATCAGACAGCAGATAGTGGAGACCCAGCAGAGTCTGGAGGAGTCAGAACAGGCAGCTAGTACAGGACTGAGGGGTCTGGATCAACACCTTGAGAAACTTACAGAAGTTGAAGGGAAATGTAAACAGCAAATAAGAGATACAGAATCTACCTTAAGCAACTTGAGAAGAGAGCAGGAGTCTAATGAAGAGTTACTGAATTACTGTTATGTTGCTTTAGAGAATGCCAGACACAATCTGAGTTTGGCTGAAGAAAGTAAACGCAATCAGGAGAAGAGGAAACATGATGCTGAGATAGTAACAGGAGTTGGGGGGGGACTGTTACTAATTCCAATTGTTGGATGGATTGCTG GGGCTGTCATGATGACTGCTGGTGGAGTAGAAATGTCTCAAGCATCAGATGCTATCAGAATGGCAGAAGAGGAGGTGAGAAACTCTGAGTCCCAAATGGAAACGTACCAAAGTAAAGTGTCTCACTACAGAGGTGAGATTGACCAGTTGGAGCTCAGCATCAGACAGAAACATAATAAGGTGGAGCAGATTCGTGGAGAAATCCAGCAGGTGAAGGAGAAGAATGAGGGTGTAGCTGAGTTCCAGAGGAAAGTGCGAAGAGTCGTCCACCTCCTGAGTGACCTGAGTGGGAAGACCAGAGTAGTTGAGTGTCAAACTCGCAGATTCATCCTTGAGGAAccagtgatgaagatgatggaGGAAGTGATGAAGGCAGCAGGACAAGTCACAGGGAATGAGCTCCTGTGTACTGAAGACATACCACAACTCATCAGTACCATGAGGGAGACTCACCAAAGACTGTTAGCTCTCTGTACCTCACACAGTAACACCGAAGACTATTACTGA